AAATTTCCTTAAAACGTATATATTAATATCTTTATTATTCCGCACCACAACAACTTCTACCAAATATATTCATATACAAACAAATAGATTTTTAAAAGCAAGAATTTTGACAATAAAAAAAGGTACTGTAATTAGAACTAAAAACAACAGAAGCAATTGAACTTTTTGCAATTATTTAACAAGTTGATTGCCTTCTGCGTCTGTCAATTTTCCAGTAGCTATAAGAATAATATCTATAAGCCACCATACACCGAAACCGCCAAGTGTTAAAAGTTTAAGTATACCCAACCCAATATACCCCATATAAAACCTATCTACCCCAAGTTCTCCCAAAAGAATAGAAAGAAGTAACGCTATAAGCCAATCTTTCCCCCTGATGAACCAGATAATTTAGTACCACATTTTACACACTTGCCATCTTTTACATCTGTTTCAGAGTCACATTTTCGACAGAACATAATTGCCTCCTTTTAACAAGTTTTGCGTTAATAAAATTGTAATCTATAACATAATTTTTATCAACTTTATTAGTATCTATTCTCTTTTATCTCTAAAACTGATATAATTAATAATATACTATGAAAAGAAAAATAAAAGAACAGCTCGATGAACTTGTAAAACTTATATCCTACCATAATTATATGTATTATGTGGAGAATAATCCTGTTATTAGTGACACTGAATACGACTTACTTTATAAACAACTTGTAAATCTTGAATTAGAACACCCTGAATTACAAAACGAAGATTCACCTACATTAAAAGTCGGTGGAACAGTACAAAAGGGTTTTGAAACGGTTGAGCACCAAATACCTATGCTTAGTATAGAGAACACTTACTCAAGAGAAGATCTTACCTCTTTTGATAATAGATTAAAAAAATCTATCAACACCTCTTCTGATATACAATATGTTGTTGAACTAAAATATGACGGAGTAGCAATTTCTCTTATATATGAAAACGGAAAACTAACTAAAGGTGTTAGTAGAGGTGACGGCCAAAGAGGAGACGATATTACAGAAAACATCAGAACAATCAAAACTCTGCCACTTGTTATTGATTACCAGAAACCAATAGAATTAAGAGGCGAAATTTATATGAGAA
This region of bacterium genomic DNA includes:
- a CDS encoding TM2 domain-containing protein; translation: MGELGVDRFYMGYIGLGILKLLTLGGFGVWWLIDIILIATGKLTDAEGNQLVK